One segment of Pelecanus crispus isolate bPelCri1 chromosome 2, bPelCri1.pri, whole genome shotgun sequence DNA contains the following:
- the COX6C gene encoding cytochrome c oxidase subunit 6C — protein sequence MSSALLPKPQMRRLLARRMKFHLFGAFVVSVGCAALYKFIVADPRKRAYAEFYKNYDPMKDFEVMRAAGVFESAPPK from the exons ATGTCGTCTGCACTATTGCCTAAGCCACAAATGCGGCGCCTTTTGGCCAGGAGGATGAAGTTTCATCTATTTGGGGCATTTGTTGTGTCTGTGGGATGTGCGGCTTTATACAAG TTTATAGTTGCTGATCCCAGAAAACGAGCTTATGCAGAGTTCTATAAAAACTATGATCCCATGAAGGACTTTGAAGTCATGAGAGCAGCTGGTGTGTTTGAGTCTGCACCACCCAAATGA